One genomic region from Apodemus sylvaticus chromosome 1, mApoSyl1.1, whole genome shotgun sequence encodes:
- the LOC127685183 gene encoding acyl-CoA desaturase 3, whose translation MRRAAMSTVIEYFCTKMLSFGYMAKSNTAGSCAMTPSYTSTTTITAPPSGVLQKGREQLKTVPLYLEEDIRPEMREDIHDPSYQDEEGPPPKLEYVWRNIILMSLLHVGALYGITLVPSCKVYTCLFAFVYYVISIEGIGAGVHRLWSHRTYKARLPLRIFLIIANTMAFQNDVYEWARDHRAHHKFSETHADPHNSRRGFFFSHVGWLLVRKHPAVKEKGGKLDMSDLKAEKLVMFQRRYYKPGILLLCFILPTLVPWYYWGETFVNSLCVSTFLRYAVVLNTTWLVNSAAHLYGYRPYDKNIDPRENALVSLGSLGEGFHNYHHAFPYDYSASEYRWHINFTTFFIDCMAALGLAYDRKKVSKAAVLARIKRTGDGSHKSG comes from the exons ATGCGCAGGGCAGCAATGAGCACGGTGATCGAGTATTTCTGCACTAAGATGTTGTCTTTTGGATACATGGCCAAGAGTAATACAGCTGGATCATGTGCT ATGACTCCTTCGTACACAAGCACCACCACTATCACAGCGCCTCCCTCTGGAGTCTTGCAGAAAGGAAGAGAACAATTAAAGACAGTGCCCCTCTATCTGGAAGAAGACATCCGTCCTGAAATGAGAGAAGATATCCACGACCCCAGCTACCAGGATGAGGAGGGGCCCCCGCCCAAGCTGGAGTACGTCTGGAGGAACATCATCCTCATGTCCCTGCTGCACGTGGGGGCCCTGTACGGGATCACCCTGGTTCCCTCCTGCAAGGTCTACACCTGCCTCTTCG CATTTGTCTACTATGTGATCAGTATTGAGGGCATTGGGGCCGGAGTTCATCGCCTGTGGAGTCACAGAACGTACAAGGCACGCCTGCCCCTGCGGATCTTCCTCATCATCGCCAACACCATGGCATTCCAG AATGATGTGTACGAATGGGCCCGAGATCACCGCGCCCACCACAAGTTCTCAGAAACACATGCAGACCCTCACAATTCCCGCCGTGGCTTCTTCTTCTCTCACGTGGGTTGGCTGCTTGTGCGCAAACACCCGGCCGTCAAAGAGAAGGgtggaaaactggacatgtctgACCTAAAGGCTGAGAAGCTGGTGATGTTCCAGAGGAG GTACTACAAGCCTGGCATTCTGCTATTGTGCTTCATCCTGCCCACGCTGGTGCCCTGGTATTACTGGGGTGAGACTTTTGTAAacagcctgtgtgtcagcacctTCTTGCGATACGCTGTGGTGCTCAACACCACCTGGCTGGTGAACAGTGCCGCCCACCTCTACGGATATCGTCCCTACGACAAGAACATTGACCCCCGGGAGAATGCCCTGGTTTCCTTGGGATCTCTGG GCGAGGGCTTCCACAACTACCACCACGCCTTCCCCTATGACTACTCCGCCAGTGAGTACCGCTGGCACATCAACTTCACCACGTTCTTCATCGACTGCATGGCTGCCCTGGGCCTGGCCTACGACCGGAAGAAAGTGTCCAAGGCTGCTGTCCTAGCCAGGATTAAGAGAACTGGAGATGGGAGCCACAAAAGTGGCTGA